One region of Sulfuriroseicoccus oceanibius genomic DNA includes:
- a CDS encoding TIM-barrel domain-containing protein: protein MNFKGSCSLGASAMLALLSLNVGQLEALAAEASAVQEAAELDLKVLGAKQINPTTVEFVLTSQRRMTMDFYSDSIFRWFRDDQGGILRDPVAEPPAQILVDQPRAEVGALTLENESGVFAVSTSKVRVEVDAATARVKMTRIADGAVLFEEVTPVEFDRKGVKVTLTERDDEYFYGGGVQNGRFSHKGKLIDIENQNSWTDGGVASPNPYFWSTRGYAMMWHTFKKGQYDFGSNDSGQVKLTHETDYLDVFVMAGETPADLLDRYFQLTGKPVLLPKFGFYLGHLNAYNRDFWKEVEEDGILFEDGKLYKEEQKDNGGVQESLNGEKDNYQFSARAAVERYEDHDMPLGWFLPNDGYGAGYGQTDTLEGNIENLREFGEWARERGVEIGLWTQSDLHPKADISALLQRDLVREVRDAGVRVLKTDVAWVGAGYSFGLNGIADAAQLMTYYGNNARPFIITLDGWAGTQRYGGVWTGDQTGGKWEYIRFHIPTYIGAGLSGMSNICSDMDGIFGGKDLVVNTRDYQWKTFTSMQLNMDGWGSNPKYPHILGEPATSINRWYLKLKAELMPYTYSIAREAVDGLPMVRAMFLDEVNPYTLGSATRYQFLYGEDFLVAPIYQNTRADDEGNDERDNIYLPEGQWIDFFTGDVIAGGRIINNFDSPLWKLPTFVRRGAIIPKNRPHNDPAEIDLTERIYEFYPYGESAFTEYDDDGLTEQYKAGAFAETEITSVQNKDQVKISIQPTRGSFDGFVKEKSTELQVNLTAEPSAVTATIGGQTVTLQKVDTAEALASGSNVYFYDAAPELNRFATPDTEFAKVSVIKNPVLHVKLAKTDTSVNGVEVQIDGYRYDLGDPFLASTGELTAPEPQITDENTKPYTLEPSWEPVANADYYEIEFQGMNYSTIRHNSFLFENLNVETEYSFKIRSVNSESTSDWVAFTGTTKADPYEFAINGLVARSTAEDQGGSGIAKLFDRDQLSGWHTKWGEKAVPFEFIVDLRSVNLLDKLQYIPRDDASNGTLLEGTIFHSMNGRDWTEAGAFTWEKTGDTKEFVFSEQPKAGYVKIAVTKAVGDFGSGNELYIFKVPGSESYIPGDINEDGAIDFNDLTSYGNYTGLRQGDSDFEGYISKGDINKNGLIDALDISYVTTRLEGGAQPQTDDKPVAGTLEINTDKEQYQAGDKVEIAVSGKDLVSVNALSFALPYDAQKLTFESIEPVAMKQMEDFTKDRLHGNGQKALYPTFLNLGNQEVLEGSETLFVITFTAKAAIDAAPQAKDGILVGKDLDSTNLWAE, encoded by the coding sequence ATGAATTTCAAAGGATCCTGCTCACTTGGGGCCAGCGCGATGCTGGCTCTTTTGTCACTGAACGTCGGCCAACTGGAAGCACTGGCAGCCGAAGCCAGCGCGGTTCAGGAAGCGGCCGAACTCGATTTGAAGGTGCTCGGCGCAAAGCAAATCAACCCGACCACCGTCGAGTTTGTGCTCACCAGCCAGCGCCGGATGACCATGGATTTCTACAGCGACTCGATCTTCCGCTGGTTCCGTGACGATCAGGGCGGGATCCTGCGCGATCCTGTCGCCGAGCCACCAGCACAAATCCTCGTGGACCAGCCACGTGCCGAAGTCGGTGCACTGACCCTTGAGAACGAATCCGGTGTTTTCGCCGTCAGCACGTCCAAAGTGCGCGTCGAGGTGGACGCCGCGACCGCCCGCGTGAAGATGACCCGCATCGCTGATGGTGCGGTTTTGTTTGAGGAAGTAACTCCCGTTGAGTTCGACCGCAAAGGGGTGAAAGTGACCCTCACCGAGCGCGACGACGAATACTTCTACGGTGGTGGCGTCCAAAACGGCCGCTTCTCCCACAAGGGCAAGCTCATCGACATCGAAAACCAGAACAGCTGGACCGACGGCGGAGTCGCCTCCCCGAACCCATACTTCTGGTCGACCCGCGGCTACGCCATGATGTGGCACACGTTCAAGAAAGGTCAGTACGACTTCGGCTCGAATGACAGCGGTCAGGTGAAGCTCACCCACGAGACCGACTACCTCGATGTCTTCGTCATGGCTGGCGAGACTCCGGCCGATCTCTTGGACCGCTATTTCCAACTGACCGGCAAACCGGTGCTGCTGCCTAAGTTCGGCTTCTACCTCGGTCACCTCAACGCCTACAACCGCGACTTCTGGAAGGAAGTCGAAGAAGACGGCATCCTCTTCGAAGACGGCAAACTCTACAAAGAGGAACAGAAGGACAACGGCGGCGTGCAGGAGTCGCTCAACGGCGAGAAGGACAACTATCAGTTCTCCGCACGTGCTGCGGTCGAACGTTACGAAGACCACGACATGCCGCTGGGATGGTTCCTTCCTAACGACGGCTACGGCGCGGGCTACGGCCAGACCGACACATTGGAAGGCAATATCGAAAACCTCCGTGAGTTCGGCGAGTGGGCACGTGAGCGCGGCGTCGAGATCGGGCTTTGGACGCAGTCGGACCTGCACCCGAAAGCTGACATCAGCGCCCTCTTGCAGCGCGACCTGGTGCGCGAAGTGCGCGACGCCGGTGTGCGCGTGCTCAAAACCGACGTCGCCTGGGTCGGTGCCGGATACTCGTTCGGATTGAACGGTATCGCCGATGCAGCCCAGCTGATGACCTACTACGGTAACAACGCCCGCCCATTCATCATCACGCTCGACGGATGGGCCGGCACCCAGCGCTACGGCGGCGTTTGGACCGGTGACCAGACCGGCGGCAAGTGGGAGTACATCCGCTTCCACATCCCGACCTACATCGGTGCCGGACTCTCCGGTATGTCCAACATCTGCTCGGACATGGACGGTATCTTCGGCGGCAAGGACCTCGTCGTGAACACCCGCGACTACCAGTGGAAAACGTTCACCAGCATGCAGCTGAACATGGATGGCTGGGGCTCGAACCCGAAATACCCACACATCCTCGGCGAACCGGCTACCTCGATCAACCGCTGGTACCTCAAGCTCAAAGCCGAGCTCATGCCCTACACCTACAGCATCGCCCGCGAAGCCGTGGACGGCCTGCCTATGGTGCGTGCCATGTTCCTCGACGAGGTGAACCCATACACCCTCGGCTCCGCCACCCGTTACCAGTTCCTCTACGGTGAGGACTTCCTCGTCGCCCCGATCTACCAGAACACCCGTGCGGATGACGAAGGCAACGACGAGCGCGATAACATCTACCTGCCTGAAGGCCAGTGGATCGACTTCTTCACCGGCGATGTCATTGCCGGCGGCCGCATCATCAACAACTTCGACAGCCCGCTCTGGAAGCTGCCGACCTTCGTTCGCCGTGGCGCGATCATTCCTAAGAACCGCCCACACAACGACCCGGCCGAGATCGACCTCACCGAGCGTATCTACGAGTTCTACCCATATGGCGAAAGCGCCTTCACCGAGTACGACGACGACGGATTGACCGAGCAATACAAAGCCGGTGCCTTCGCCGAAACCGAGATCACCTCGGTGCAGAACAAGGACCAGGTGAAGATCTCCATCCAGCCAACCCGCGGTAGCTTCGATGGCTTCGTGAAGGAAAAGTCGACCGAACTTCAGGTAAACCTCACCGCAGAACCATCAGCAGTCACCGCCACGATCGGCGGCCAGACCGTGACATTGCAGAAAGTCGACACAGCCGAGGCTCTCGCCTCCGGCTCGAATGTCTACTTCTACGATGCCGCTCCTGAACTCAACCGCTTCGCTACGCCGGACACCGAGTTTGCCAAAGTCAGTGTCATCAAGAATCCAGTGCTCCACGTCAAACTCGCCAAGACCGATACCAGCGTCAATGGCGTCGAAGTCCAGATCGACGGCTACCGCTACGATCTCGGGGATCCATTCCTCGCGTCCACCGGCGAACTGACCGCACCAGAACCGCAGATCACCGACGAAAACACCAAGCCATACACCCTGGAACCAAGCTGGGAGCCGGTCGCTAATGCCGACTACTACGAGATCGAGTTCCAAGGCATGAACTACTCGACCATCCGCCACAACAGCTTCCTCTTCGAGAACCTGAATGTGGAGACCGAGTACAGCTTCAAGATCCGCTCGGTCAACAGCGAGTCCACATCCGACTGGGTCGCCTTCACCGGCACCACCAAGGCGGACCCATACGAGTTCGCCATCAACGGATTGGTCGCACGTTCCACCGCGGAAGATCAGGGTGGCTCGGGCATTGCCAAGCTCTTCGACCGCGACCAGCTCTCCGGCTGGCATACCAAGTGGGGCGAAAAAGCCGTACCATTCGAGTTCATCGTCGACCTTCGCTCGGTCAACCTGCTCGACAAACTCCAGTACATCCCGCGTGACGATGCCAGCAACGGCACGCTGTTGGAAGGAACCATCTTCCACAGCATGAACGGCCGCGACTGGACGGAAGCCGGTGCCTTCACCTGGGAGAAAACCGGCGACACCAAGGAGTTCGTCTTCTCCGAGCAGCCGAAAGCTGGTTACGTGAAGATCGCGGTGACCAAGGCCGTCGGCGACTTCGGCTCGGGCAACGAACTCTACATCTTCAAGGTGCCGGGCTCGGAAAGCTACATCCCGGGCGACATCAACGAAGATGGTGCCATCGACTTCAACGACCTGACCTCCTACGGTAATTACACCGGTCTGCGCCAGGGCGACTCCGACTTCGAAGGCTACATCAGCAAAGGCGATATCAATAAAAACGGCCTCATCGACGCCCTCGATATCTCCTACGTCACCACCCGCCTCGAAGGGGGCGCCCAGCCACAAACCGATGACAAACCAGTCGCCGGCACCCTCGAAATCAACACCGACAAGGAGCAATACCAGGCCGGCGACAAAGTCGAGATCGCCGTCAGCGGCAAGGACCTCGTCTCGGTCAACGCACTGAGCTTCGCCCTGCCATACGATGCCCAGAAGCTCACCTTCGAAAGCATCGAGCCTGTGGCCATGAAGCAGATGGAGGACTTCACCAAAGACCGTCTCCACGGCAATGGTCAGAAGGCCCTCTACCCGACCTTCCTCAACCTGGGCAACCAGGAAGTCCTGGAAGGTAGCGAGACGCTCTTCGTGATCACCTTCACCGCCAAGGCCGCCATCGACGCAGCCCCACAGGCGAAGGACGGAATCCTCGTCGGCAAAGACCTCGATTCGACCAACCTCTGGGCTGAGTAA
- a CDS encoding nucleoside recognition domain-containing protein, which yields MVLNFIFVGFFLTAFVFAFVQWTFYGNHEIFPAMLDATFSMSKTAFEIALGLTGGMCLWLGIMKVGERAGAVNILARLVRPLFRRLFPDLPPDHPAHGSMLMNISANMLGLDNAATPLGLKAMQELQSVNASKETASNSQIMFLVLNTSGLTLIPISVMIYRAQMGAANPADVFLPILLATAISTLVGLIAVSLFQRIKLYNPVVIAWLLGIIGVLGTSLWFLTQLPQDTISVISRTWSAFIIFSVISGFIGLGLARKINVYDAFIDGAKDGFSVATRIIPYLVAILVAIAVFRAAGVMDLLLDGLRYAVAFTGLPNQWIDAMPTALMKPLSGSGARAMMVDAMDTHGADSFIGQLVSTLQGSTDTTFYVLAVYFGSVGIKNTRHAVTCGLLADAAGIIAAIIIAYMFFG from the coding sequence ATGGTTCTCAACTTCATCTTCGTCGGGTTCTTCCTGACCGCCTTCGTCTTCGCGTTCGTTCAGTGGACGTTCTACGGTAACCACGAGATCTTCCCCGCAATGCTCGACGCCACATTCTCGATGTCGAAGACGGCATTTGAGATCGCGCTGGGGCTCACCGGCGGCATGTGCCTTTGGTTAGGCATTATGAAGGTCGGCGAGCGCGCCGGGGCGGTAAACATTCTCGCCCGTTTGGTAAGGCCTCTGTTCCGCAGACTCTTCCCCGACCTGCCGCCCGACCACCCCGCCCACGGCAGCATGCTGATGAACATCAGCGCCAACATGCTCGGCCTCGACAACGCCGCCACCCCGCTCGGGCTCAAGGCAATGCAAGAGCTGCAGTCGGTCAACGCCAGCAAGGAGACCGCGTCGAACAGCCAAATCATGTTCCTGGTACTCAACACGTCCGGGCTCACATTGATCCCGATCTCAGTCATGATCTACCGGGCGCAAATGGGAGCCGCCAACCCGGCCGACGTCTTCCTCCCCATCCTGCTGGCCACTGCGATCTCCACACTCGTCGGACTGATTGCGGTCTCTTTGTTCCAGCGCATCAAGCTGTACAACCCAGTGGTGATCGCGTGGCTCCTGGGGATCATCGGCGTGCTCGGAACATCGCTTTGGTTTCTCACCCAACTCCCGCAAGACACCATCTCCGTGATCTCGCGCACGTGGTCTGCCTTTATTATCTTCTCGGTAATTTCAGGGTTCATCGGCCTTGGACTCGCCCGCAAGATCAACGTCTACGATGCCTTCATCGACGGAGCAAAAGATGGGTTTTCCGTCGCCACGCGCATCATTCCCTACCTCGTCGCCATCCTGGTAGCCATTGCTGTCTTCCGTGCAGCCGGGGTGATGGACCTACTGTTGGACGGCCTGCGCTACGCTGTCGCGTTCACCGGACTCCCCAACCAGTGGATCGACGCCATGCCCACTGCCCTGATGAAGCCACTGAGCGGCTCAGGCGCACGCGCCATGATGGTCGATGCCATGGACACCCACGGCGCCGATTCCTTCATCGGCCAACTCGTCAGCACCCTCCAAGGCAGCACCGACACCACCTTCTATGTGCTCGCGGTCTACTTCGGCTCGGTCGGCATCAAAAACACACGCCACGCCGTCACCTGCGGCCTCCTCGCCGACGCCGCCGGCATCATCGCCGCCATCATCATCGCTTATATGTTCTTTGGGTAA
- the gshAB gene encoding bifunctional glutamate--cysteine ligase GshA/glutathione synthetase GshB → MNIGTAITSENCSPWLLGGNFGIEKEHIRVDRQGNLALTPHPTAFGDKLANPYVTVDFSESQLEMITPPMGSAREAIGFLETIHDVVSESLDDEYLWPQSMPPELPEDGSKIPIAQFSDDFKALNEYRYFLAQTYGRKRQLISGVHINLSFAPELIACMRTSLGLESVPLSEFKSQIYMKALRNMMRFRWMPLALLGNSPAVHNSYAETFCEMQALGPDSRGNPLTTSIRASQCGYRNKLDFILDYSDWPRFHRSLRNLVESKQLVHEKELYNPIRVKTDLTSGEITHLEIRLVDLDPTVKTGVRPESLHLLHLFMLWAIAIEEPGEFDEVQQLIASKNQYNCACCGLKSRLKTIAGDELTEEEASNHVDSFLTELSALVPASASEAQDYQASIETLRTELKTPTSSPLEIVRKGVIEQGFIQYHLTQAQHFAELSQVRGFRFNGLEDLELSTQLMLREAIVRGVTFELLDRSENFVKFSRDGHDEFVQQATKTSKDRYSAVLMMENKLVTKKVLAAAGLSVPPGGHYTDQDQARAEFPRYQGRPIVIKPKSTNFGLGITILKRNDDPLHFERALEMAFSADSSVLVEPFAAGREFRFFLIGDHVEAILHRVPANVRGDGHHTIAELIERKNQSPLRGKGYRTPLELIATGQAEQLFLETQGLSFESVPDSGETIFLRENSNISTGGDSIDFTDDVHASYKEIAVQAAQAMGVAITGLDMIIADITTPATDENHSIIEMNFNPAIHIHCFPFQGENRHLNAKLMDFLGY, encoded by the coding sequence ATGAATATTGGCACCGCCATAACGAGTGAGAATTGCAGTCCCTGGCTCTTGGGCGGCAACTTTGGCATCGAAAAGGAGCACATCCGCGTGGATCGCCAGGGCAACCTGGCTCTCACTCCCCACCCCACCGCCTTCGGTGACAAGCTGGCGAACCCCTATGTAACCGTAGATTTCTCAGAGAGCCAGCTTGAGATGATCACACCACCAATGGGAAGCGCGCGCGAAGCCATAGGGTTCCTGGAAACGATCCATGACGTGGTCAGTGAATCTCTAGACGACGAATACCTGTGGCCACAAAGCATGCCACCCGAGCTACCGGAAGACGGCAGCAAAATCCCAATTGCCCAATTTTCCGACGACTTCAAAGCACTCAACGAATACCGCTATTTCCTCGCTCAAACCTACGGACGCAAACGCCAGCTAATCTCAGGAGTGCACATCAACCTGAGCTTTGCACCTGAGCTGATTGCCTGCATGCGCACATCTCTGGGGCTCGAATCCGTCCCCCTCTCCGAGTTCAAATCTCAGATCTACATGAAGGCTCTGCGCAACATGATGCGCTTCCGGTGGATGCCACTGGCACTTCTAGGCAACAGCCCTGCCGTGCACAACAGCTACGCCGAAACATTCTGTGAAATGCAGGCACTCGGCCCCGACAGCCGCGGCAACCCACTCACCACCTCTATTCGAGCCAGCCAGTGCGGCTATCGTAACAAACTCGATTTCATTCTAGACTACTCAGACTGGCCCCGCTTCCACCGGTCGCTACGTAATCTCGTCGAAAGTAAGCAACTCGTTCACGAGAAAGAACTCTACAACCCAATCCGGGTGAAAACCGATCTCACCAGCGGCGAGATCACCCATTTGGAAATTAGACTGGTCGACTTGGATCCGACAGTCAAAACCGGCGTCCGCCCCGAAAGCCTCCACCTCCTCCACCTCTTTATGCTGTGGGCCATCGCGATTGAGGAACCCGGCGAGTTCGATGAGGTGCAACAACTCATCGCCAGCAAGAACCAATACAACTGTGCTTGTTGCGGTTTGAAAAGCCGGCTCAAAACGATCGCCGGCGATGAGCTCACCGAGGAAGAAGCATCCAACCACGTGGACAGCTTCCTCACCGAACTCAGTGCACTGGTTCCCGCTTCCGCCTCCGAGGCGCAGGACTATCAGGCATCGATCGAAACACTGCGCACCGAACTCAAGACCCCCACCTCATCGCCACTCGAGATTGTACGCAAGGGAGTCATCGAGCAGGGGTTCATCCAGTACCACCTCACTCAGGCGCAGCACTTTGCCGAACTGAGCCAAGTCCGCGGATTCCGATTCAACGGTCTGGAAGATTTGGAGCTCTCGACCCAACTCATGCTGCGTGAGGCCATTGTCAGAGGCGTGACATTCGAGCTTCTCGACCGCAGCGAAAACTTCGTCAAGTTCAGTCGCGACGGACACGATGAGTTCGTCCAGCAAGCCACCAAAACCTCGAAAGACCGCTACAGTGCGGTGCTGATGATGGAGAACAAATTGGTCACCAAAAAAGTGCTCGCCGCTGCCGGTCTCTCGGTACCGCCTGGCGGGCACTACACGGATCAAGATCAGGCGCGAGCCGAGTTCCCCCGCTACCAAGGCCGCCCCATTGTCATCAAACCCAAGTCGACCAATTTCGGACTGGGGATCACCATCCTCAAAAGGAACGACGACCCACTCCACTTCGAGCGAGCGCTGGAGATGGCATTTTCCGCTGACAGCAGTGTGCTGGTAGAACCCTTCGCAGCCGGTCGTGAGTTCCGCTTTTTCCTCATCGGAGACCACGTGGAAGCCATCCTCCACCGGGTTCCAGCCAACGTTCGGGGCGACGGACATCACACCATCGCCGAACTCATCGAGCGCAAGAACCAATCGCCGCTGCGAGGCAAGGGCTATCGCACGCCACTTGAGCTCATCGCCACCGGTCAGGCTGAGCAACTCTTCCTCGAAACGCAGGGGCTCAGCTTTGAATCGGTTCCCGATAGCGGCGAAACCATCTTCCTGCGCGAGAACTCTAACATCAGCACCGGTGGTGACAGCATCGACTTCACCGACGACGTGCACGCCAGCTACAAGGAGATCGCCGTACAGGCAGCACAGGCAATGGGTGTCGCGATCACGGGACTCGATATGATCATCGCAGACATCACCACCCCTGCCACGGACGAAAACCACTCGATCATCGAGATGAACTTCAACCCGGCGATCCACATCCATTGCTTCCCGTTCCAAGGCGAGAACCGTCACCTCAACGCGAAGCTGATGGACTTCCTCGGCTACTAG
- a CDS encoding cation:proton antiporter: MNTFILLLAAAAIAYGVAHMARLPALPVLIVTGMAVNLMGWLPAGFVPGSAGGEDLSGGAIRVLEFGLVFLVFASGVELNPRRFAKHFSAVLWIGCVQFLASAAAGFAAASWIMGFGALESTYLGIGVAVSSTVVVLRNLRLRQAMFEPFGRVVTGSLLVQDGLLVVALVLLARVDGSWVRISIGLGEVVLLGVAAWFAQRHVVPALLRRIKPDEESLLLWLIAVMFSFVWISMALGLPPIVGAFFGGFTFSSFPLNSLIRGQLASLTEFFQALFFVMLGALLGVPEAGQWLTAGQLALVVLIVTPPLVAVLAEWRGLNARASIESGLMLAQISELSLLLCLAGVSAGHVSQSGFEVLALAAVMTMSLTPFLGRSRLAQALLPLHPFRTRGTQCAEPEGHVLILGLGASGMWTVKPLIAAGHRVVVVDDDAIVCRQLEQRGIEVIHGDAADVGVLHRAGASRARLVVSSLRRVQDSLTVLRVVSGVPVMVRVFEDQEFRSVERAGGIPIHTADAAADVFMAWLETNDREGIAAN; this comes from the coding sequence ATGAACACATTTATACTTTTGCTTGCTGCTGCGGCAATCGCCTACGGGGTGGCGCACATGGCGCGGCTGCCAGCGCTGCCTGTATTGATAGTGACGGGGATGGCGGTCAACTTGATGGGCTGGTTGCCTGCGGGCTTCGTCCCCGGTAGCGCGGGTGGCGAGGACCTAAGTGGCGGTGCCATCCGCGTGCTTGAGTTCGGGTTGGTATTCCTAGTTTTTGCGTCGGGGGTGGAATTGAATCCGCGGCGTTTTGCCAAACATTTTTCCGCCGTACTTTGGATTGGCTGTGTGCAATTTCTGGCTTCTGCAGCCGCAGGTTTCGCAGCGGCTAGTTGGATAATGGGATTTGGTGCTCTGGAGTCGACCTATTTAGGAATTGGTGTGGCAGTGAGTTCGACGGTGGTCGTACTTCGGAATTTGCGTTTACGCCAAGCGATGTTCGAGCCCTTCGGCCGCGTGGTTACTGGCTCTTTGTTGGTTCAGGATGGGTTGCTTGTTGTGGCTTTGGTGTTGCTCGCGCGGGTCGATGGAAGCTGGGTGCGCATTAGCATTGGCTTGGGTGAAGTTGTTTTACTAGGGGTGGCGGCGTGGTTTGCCCAGCGTCACGTGGTCCCTGCGTTGTTGCGGCGGATCAAGCCCGATGAGGAGAGTCTTCTTCTGTGGTTGATTGCCGTGATGTTCTCGTTTGTGTGGATTTCGATGGCGCTGGGATTGCCTCCAATTGTGGGGGCATTTTTCGGAGGGTTCACGTTTTCATCCTTTCCCCTCAACTCTCTGATCCGCGGACAGCTGGCGTCGCTTACTGAGTTCTTCCAAGCGTTGTTTTTTGTAATGCTGGGAGCTTTGCTGGGAGTGCCTGAGGCCGGGCAGTGGTTGACGGCAGGCCAACTGGCATTGGTGGTGTTGATCGTGACTCCTCCGTTGGTTGCGGTGCTGGCCGAGTGGAGGGGGCTCAATGCCCGTGCGTCAATCGAGAGTGGTTTGATGCTGGCGCAGATCAGCGAACTATCGTTGTTGTTGTGCCTTGCTGGGGTAAGCGCGGGCCATGTTTCTCAGAGTGGATTTGAGGTGCTGGCTTTGGCCGCTGTGATGACGATGTCACTGACCCCATTCCTAGGTCGCTCACGGTTGGCGCAGGCACTGCTACCTCTGCACCCATTCCGCACCCGTGGGACGCAATGCGCAGAACCAGAGGGGCACGTGTTGATTCTCGGGCTTGGAGCTTCGGGGATGTGGACGGTAAAGCCGCTGATCGCCGCAGGCCATCGGGTGGTGGTGGTGGACGATGATGCAATCGTTTGTCGGCAACTGGAGCAACGAGGGATTGAGGTGATCCACGGCGATGCTGCGGACGTGGGCGTTCTGCATCGTGCTGGAGCCTCGCGGGCAAGGTTGGTTGTTTCCTCGCTGCGTAGGGTCCAAGATTCGCTCACCGTACTGAGGGTTGTGAGCGGGGTGCCGGTCATGGTGCGGGTTTTTGAAGATCAAGAGTTCCGGAGCGTGGAGCGGGCTGGGGGAATTCCCATTCACACTGCCGATGCTGCTGCGGATGTCTTCATGGCGTGGCTGGAAACCAACGACCGAGAGGGGATTGCTGCGAACTAA
- a CDS encoding cation:proton antiporter yields MIDGQFFNDLGAIVVAAAVLVVLGRLIRMPAIVVYLFAGLMIGPAFGWVEMSDGLKVISEKGIALLLFLVGLELSFAKIRDVGKVAIMAGIGQVVFTAAGGYVLCWTLGFPLVEALFLAIALTFSSTVVVVKLLDEKGELNSLYGRIAVGIFLVQDLVVIVILTFLAGISGAEEMDAGGVMIALAKAFGGMILLLVFALAASRYVLPRPFRWASRSPEMLLVWALTWCFILVWAAHAFGLSLEVGAFLAGISLAQLPYNDDLRRRVHPLMNLFIAVFFVSLGVRMDLGGAIDQWWPTLVLTVFVLIGNPFIFILIITRMGYRQETSFLTSVTVAQISEFSFIFAGMGLASGLIGGEILSITALVGVLTIAISAFMIIHNRRLYSWVDKLGLLRWRIFRTSGHAERGHGDDHELSGHIIVVGMNTLGRELVRRLHQRGELVLAIDTDPEKLSDLPAETLLGSVEYASVLDEAQLAKARLLVSALRIEAVNQLLAYRCQGLGVPSAIHVTDLSVVEGLLELDVDFLMISRADGLKAQLAKLEEMGVIGR; encoded by the coding sequence ATGATAGACGGGCAGTTTTTCAACGACTTGGGAGCCATTGTTGTTGCTGCCGCTGTGCTGGTTGTTCTTGGTCGGCTGATCCGAATGCCTGCGATCGTGGTTTATCTCTTCGCCGGGTTGATGATTGGCCCTGCGTTCGGCTGGGTTGAGATGAGCGACGGGCTGAAAGTTATTTCGGAGAAAGGTATAGCTCTCCTGCTCTTTCTGGTCGGGTTGGAATTGAGCTTCGCCAAGATTAGGGATGTCGGCAAGGTCGCGATCATGGCGGGCATTGGCCAGGTGGTGTTTACGGCGGCAGGGGGCTATGTCCTGTGCTGGACACTGGGTTTTCCTCTGGTCGAGGCGCTCTTCTTGGCGATCGCGTTGACCTTCAGCAGCACGGTTGTGGTGGTAAAGCTGCTCGATGAGAAGGGGGAGTTAAACAGTCTCTATGGACGCATCGCGGTCGGGATCTTCCTGGTTCAGGATCTGGTGGTCATCGTGATTCTCACCTTTCTTGCTGGGATTTCAGGGGCCGAGGAAATGGATGCAGGCGGGGTGATGATTGCGCTGGCCAAAGCGTTCGGCGGGATGATTCTTCTGCTGGTCTTTGCGTTGGCTGCATCGCGTTACGTGTTGCCCCGTCCGTTCCGATGGGCGTCGCGCTCGCCGGAGATGCTGTTGGTTTGGGCTCTGACGTGGTGCTTTATATTAGTGTGGGCGGCGCACGCCTTTGGGTTGTCGCTCGAGGTGGGGGCGTTTCTAGCTGGTATCAGTCTCGCGCAACTTCCTTACAATGACGATCTGCGGCGGCGAGTGCACCCGCTGATGAATCTATTCATTGCGGTGTTCTTTGTCTCTTTGGGAGTGCGGATGGATCTTGGGGGGGCGATCGATCAGTGGTGGCCAACGCTGGTGCTTACCGTGTTTGTTCTCATCGGAAATCCATTCATATTCATCCTAATCATCACACGTATGGGCTATCGGCAGGAGACATCGTTTCTAACGAGTGTCACTGTTGCGCAGATCAGCGAGTTCTCGTTCATTTTTGCCGGAATGGGGTTGGCGAGCGGATTGATCGGGGGCGAAATTCTTTCAATCACTGCGTTGGTCGGAGTACTCACCATAGCGATTTCCGCCTTCATGATTATCCATAACCGTCGACTTTACTCGTGGGTCGACAAGTTGGGCTTGCTGAGGTGGCGGATATTCAGAACCTCCGGGCATGCAGAGAGGGGGCACGGCGATGACCACGAATTGAGTGGGCATATCATCGTGGTGGGAATGAACACTTTGGGGCGCGAACTAGTGCGGCGTCTTCACCAACGCGGCGAACTAGTTCTGGCGATCGATACGGATCCAGAGAAGCTCAGCGACCTGCCAGCCGAGACCCTTCTCGGGAGTGTTGAGTATGCCTCAGTGCTCGATGAGGCCCAACTGGCTAAGGCCCGGTTGCTGGTATCGGCGCTTCGGATTGAGGCGGTGAACCAACTGTTGGCTTATCGGTGTCAGGGCCTCGGGGTGCCCAGCGCGATCCACGTGACTGATCTTTCTGTAGTCGAGGGCCTCCTTGAGCTGGATGTGGATTTCCTCATGATTTCTCGGGCCGATGGGCTGAAAGCCCAATTGGCGAAACTCGAAGAGATGGGGGTGATCGGGAGATGA